Within bacterium, the genomic segment CAGCGGACCGTCCGCTGCGGCCGGTTGTTGGTCACTAAAGAGGAAACTCGCTGCCAAGAAAGCAGGGATTTGTTCGGTGGCTGCTTTCTCGACCGGTATTGCTGCGGGATTTGTATCAATTCTGGAAATCTCCGGCTCTTTCTTTCCACTTTGGGCGGAAGAATTCATACCGAGACGCAAAGCCGAGAAGATCTCCCTATCATTTTTGTCCGCAATCATTCGAGACCAAACTCGAATCTTTTCTTTGCGTGCCTTTGCGGGCGCTTTTGCCTTCTTTGGTTCCGGCTCGTTCGGGCTGGGCCCCTCCGCGTATTCCGCCGGGTCGTCCTCGCCTCCGCTGTCCAGTAGCGGATGATTTCCGTCACTCCTGCATCCTCTCGTTCCACTTCTGAATGTTGACCCCTCTTGCCAGTAGCCACAAGGCGAGCGTCAACTCAGCGACGAACGCAACCGGGAAAACCCATGGGAACAGAATCGTGGCAGCAAACGCGGGTGAGAGCATCTGTGCAATGCTGAACACGACGTAGCCGCAGCCCGCAATGGCGAGCATGATACCGATGGTTCTCGGCAGGTACCGCGACCGCCGGATGAGGTGACCGAACAGGATGCAGCAGAAGCCAAAGAACAGCAGGCTGGCGCCGTAGCCGAGGCTGTGCACTCGGAGTGCCATGTACGCAAGGTCGTGGAGCTGTGGCGGGCTCAGCGCCTGCAGTTTGTCGACACTCCCCAGCGCGACGAGGGCTGCGATCTCGAACAGCTTGGTGACCCCATAGATCCCGACGAAAGTCAACCTGAAGAACGCCGCGAGCAAGGCGAGATTCCTGCCGACCGGCCTGAGCAGGACGTAGAGGATCATCGCCAGTGCGACGTCACCCACGCACGTGAGCATTTCTCCCACAAGCCCGACGCGGAAAAGCGTCTCGGAAGTCAGGAGGTTATTGGCGGTGGCAGCGGCGTCACCCCACCGAATCAGTCTGTTCCGGACAAAAAGTTCACCGAATCCAGCGGCTATAATGATCAACAGATAGAGTAGCCCGCCGATTCGAGCGTAGCGTTGCGGCGATGCTTCCATGTCGTGGTCAGTCATGTTCGTCTTTCGTCAATTGTGCCCAGCGATTGCGAGGGGCGGTCTTGCATGATTTTCAGCGGCGGCGCAGCAGAGAACAGAGTCTGATCGAAGGACTCAGATGGGAGTTGCCGAATCATAGAATTCAATATCGCCTTTACCGTCCGCTGGAACAGCACTTGAATGAAACCGGCTGCGCGGGCCAGCGTTAATCAAAGCCACGGTATTCGCATTCGATACAAAAGAAGTTCGTGGCACTGGCGCCGCCGTCCCCGGCACGCACATGCTAGCCGCAGGGCCCTTAGTGTGATCAAGATAACGGTACAACTCTCTGCCGGAGCCAATTTACCAAGCCTTCTCGCGTCAATCTACTGCCGGCCAGATCAAGGAATAAATTTTCCTGCTCATCAATGGTCGCCTTGATCTCAAAACCATTGAGAACGAGGAATATTTCCATCGCGCCGTGTGCAACTCGTTTGTTACCATCTATGAAGGGATGATTCTTGCAAAGTGAGTATGCTAATGCGCTTGCCTTTTCTATGAGGGTGGGATACAAGTCCTCTCCCCCAAATGTCATCTCTGGCTGAGCAAGTGCAGATTCGAGGGCGCCAAAGTCTCGGACTCCTGCAATCCCTCCAAATTCATCAAGAAGCTGCCTGTGCAGTTCCAGGACTTGGAAAATATTGATAAACTTCATTATTGCGCTAGGCGCTTGTAGAGTTCAGCGTTCTTCTTGAGCACATATTTCATGGCATCGACGAATTCGCTGTCAAGCCGCGCGAGCTTCTCCTGCAAGCTGGCAAGCAGGAAGTCTTCTGGTTGGACCCCCAGATTTTCTGCAGCCGATTTCAGTTGAGTTGCGACTTCGGTCGGCAAAGTAATGGTCAGTTGTTCCATTTTCAGCCTCGCAGGCGATGATTGAATCAAGTCTTTCCAGCAAAATAAAAATTTCAACTATTCGCTGCAACCAATGTACTCCATTGCAACTGCCCAGGCTTGGAGGTATGGCAAAAATCAGGTAAAAACATTGCGGAACGCAGCAATGCCGAAGAGCTCCTTGAGTTATGTCAATGGATTAACTGTTGTTGGTCTTCATCAATTGTGCCGATCCTGGTCGTTGAAAAGTATGCCACTGTGTTGACACACTGCAGCCAGTTCACAAAAACTGGCGCGTGATCCGAAATTTGCCGGCGGCGGTTTGTCGCCAGACGGGATGAGGTGGCTGCCGGTGCGGGGGAAGTTTCTCGTGCCGGTCAAAGCGCTGTCGAAGATTTTCCGCGCCAAGTTTCGTGATGCGCTCAAGAAGCAGAAGCCGGAGCTGTTTCGCCAAGTGCCGCCCGGAACCTGGAAAAAGGATTGGGTCGTCGATTGCCGGCCGGTCGGCTCCGGCGAGCGCGCGCTCAAGTACTTGGCGCCGTACATCTTCCGCGTTGCCATCAGTAACCGGCGCTTGTTGAAACTGGAAAACGGCAACGTCACGTTTCAATATCGCGACGGCGAGACCAAGCGATTCAGGACGAAAACCGTCGCGGCGGAAGAGTTCATTCGTCGTTTTTTACAGCACGTTCTACCGCACCGTTTCATCAAAGTGCGCTACTACGGTTTTCTGTCTTCGTCGCATCGGAAGCGTTTGGAGAAAG encodes:
- a CDS encoding type II toxin-antitoxin system death-on-curing family toxin, translated to MMKFINIFQVLELHRQLLDEFGGIAGVRDFGALESALAQPEMTFGGEDLYPTLIEKASALAYSLCKNHPFIDGNKRVAHGAMEIFLVLNGFEIKATIDEQENLFLDLAGSRLTREGLVNWLRQRVVPLS
- a CDS encoding DUF4386 domain-containing protein; this translates as MTDHDMEASPQRYARIGGLLYLLIIIAAGFGELFVRNRLIRWGDAAATANNLLTSETLFRVGLVGEMLTCVGDVALAMILYVLLRPVGRNLALLAAFFRLTFVGIYGVTKLFEIAALVALGSVDKLQALSPPQLHDLAYMALRVHSLGYGASLLFFGFCCILFGHLIRRSRYLPRTIGIMLAIAGCGYVVFSIAQMLSPAFAATILFPWVFPVAFVAELTLALWLLARGVNIQKWNERMQE
- a CDS encoding transposase; amino-acid sequence: MRWLPVRGKFLVPVKALSKIFRAKFRDALKKQKPELFRQVPPGTWKKDWVVDCRPVGSGERALKYLAPYIFRVAISNRRLLKLENGNVTFQYRDGETKRFRTKTVAAEEFIRRFLQHVLPHRFIKVRYYGFLSSSHRKRLEKVKELLHVKPVATEPTDAAGTEAPEACEAHVMRCPKCGGVMKLVGEIEPKRTPSP
- a CDS encoding DNA-binding protein — translated: MEQLTITLPTEVATQLKSAAENLGVQPEDFLLASLQEKLARLDSEFVDAMKYVLKKNAELYKRLAQ